In Gadus chalcogrammus isolate NIFS_2021 chromosome 13, NIFS_Gcha_1.0, whole genome shotgun sequence, a single genomic region encodes these proteins:
- the yod1 gene encoding LOW QUALITY PROTEIN: ubiquitin thioesterase OTU1 (The sequence of the model RefSeq protein was modified relative to this genomic sequence to represent the inferred CDS: deleted 1 base in 1 codon) — protein MLRLRCKTKNGSHLMQGLSQHSCVQELKSKVEELTGIPCDVQKILVGYPPSSLDLRNGHAHLKDYPIKSGDTLIVEEEKNKMKTQASSLPPQASSPSPQASSPAPKTSSPPPKAGSPAPKASSPPPKASSPAPKVPRLEPSPEPRPVLARRVVPADNSCLFTSVSYAVEGGVYDPSCSAELRRLIGRTVAGDPAAYSEAVLGKTNEEYCAWIGRDDTWGGAIEVSILSRFYQCEICVVDTQTLRVDRFGEDAGYRKRVLLIYDGIHYDPLQKETPGSDAPPQTVFAATDDVILAQALELADEARRRRQFTDVNGFALRCLVCQTGLVGQKEARDHAKETGHTNFGEV, from the exons ATGTTGCGTCTTCGGTGCAAGACTAAAAACGGGAGCCACCTCATGCAGGGGCTGAGCCAGCACTCGTGCGTGCAGGAGCTGAAGAgcaaggtggaggagctgacgggCATCCCCTGTGACGTGCAGAAGATCCTGGTGGGGTACCCCCCCTCCAGCTTGGACCTGCGGAACGGCCACGCGCACCTCAAGGACTACCCCATCAAATCAG GAGACACACTGATcgtagaggaggagaagaacaagATGAAGACTCAGGCCAGCTCCCTGCCCCCCCAGGCCAGCTCCCCGTCCCCCCAGGCCAGCTCTCCGGCCCCCAAGACCAGCTCCCCGCCCCCCAAGGCCGGCTCTCCGGCCCCCAAGGCCAGCTCCCCGCCCCCCAAGGCCAGCTCCCCGGCCCCCAAGGTGCCGCGGCTGGAGCCCAGCCCCGAGCCCCGCCCGGTGCTGGCCCGCCGCGTGGTCCCGGCCGACAACTCGTGCCTGTTCACCAGCGTGTCGTACGCGGTGGAGGGCGGCGTCTATGACCCGTCCTGCTCCGCCGAGCTGCGCCGTCTGATCGGCCGCACGGTGGCGGGCGACCCGGCGGCGTACTCA GAGGCCGTGCTGGGCAAGACCAACGAAGAGTACTGCGCCTGGATCGGGCGAGACGACACCTGGGGCGGGGCCATCGAGGTGTCGATCCTGTCCCGCTTCTACCAGTGTGAGATCTGCGTGGTGGACACGCAGACGCTGCGCGTGGACCGCTTCGGCGAGGACGCCGGCTACCGCAAGCGCGTGCTGCTGATCTACGACGGCATCCACTACGACCCGCTGCAGAAGGAGACGCCCGGCTCGGACGCCCCTCCGCAGACGGTGTTCGCCGCAACGGACGACGTCATCCTGGCGCAGGCGCTGGAGCTGGCGGACGAGGCGCGGCGCCGGCGGCAGTTCACGGACGTAAACGGCTTTGCACTGCGCTGTTTGGTGTGCCAGACGGGCCTGGTGGGACAGAAGGAGGCCCGGGACCATGCCAAGGAGACCGGCCACACCAACTTTGGGGAGGTGTGA
- the zgc:158258 gene encoding specifically androgen-regulated gene protein: MPKSDTWPGGALDPAAGMDSAGSWDSVVSVTSGCSDDSMDFLSAEERACLMFLEETIDSLDTEEDSGLSNDEPDQPLPGNLHTKMAKLSASMDHSRLSGARQQDLIHFMNIPEDHKPVHSFLVPTPLLVASSTTHALPDSKTPEFKKSSPARSQINALPSHPPPWHSPPHAPSEINVVVIPPPIKPKSFLSRIGETPPPRGPLSYDALVYLRRSASAKKSPLRPPVDHTLGEAQPPFSTANQNHKDLARAPSTASAHKVLDRPRTGPPVVAPKPSKAPPSEFPPASNGTPSPTSPSADSIAGKRFPDPQKVRKEALQKLGLLKEEREPKTGPTTSLSHTHSQPALDPVSKRGVRAPVSSNPSVPHCQVPKETQGRSVQSSASFHHCPPRRGQNFLSDSSDTNVPRPQQPRAGAAENHGPSLSRSVSMGVQSSSEDGHGHFQHKAVHMKVSEPIRRTAPARAQPTPSKRSAAVGLAMLPGMGADRKEALRKLGLLKD, translated from the exons ATGCCTAAGAGCGACACGTGGCCGGGCGGCGCCCTGGACCCAGCGGCCGGCATGGACAGCGCCGGGAGCTGGGACAGTGTGGTCAGTGTCACCTCTGGATGT AGCGACGACAGCATGGACTTCCTGTCTGCCGAGGAGCGGGCCTGTCTCATGTTCCTGGAGGAGACCATCGACTCCCTGGACACCGAGGAGGACAGCGGACTGTCCAACGATGAACCGGACCAGCCGCTCCCAGGGAACCTCCACACCAAGATGGCCAAGCTGTCCGCCTCCATGGACCACAGCAGACTGAGCG GTGCTCGGCAACAAGACTTGATACATTTTATGAACATTCCTGAGGACCACAAACCCGTCCACAGCTTCCTGGTTCCCACTCCACTGCTGGTGGCCAGTAGCACGACCCACGCCCTGCCAGATTCTAAAACACCAGAGTTTAAGAAGAGCTCTCCAGCAAGGTCCCAGATCAATGCTTTACCCAGCCACCCACCACCATGGCActctcctcctcatgctcccTCCGAGATCAACGTTGTGGTGATCCCTCCCCCCATTAAACCAAAGAGCTTCTTGAGTCGGATCGGGgaaacgccgccgccgcgcggACCCCTCTCCTACGACGCCCTCGTTTATCTCCGGAGGAGCGCCTCGGCCAAGAAGTCTCCGCTACGTCCCCCGGTCGACCACACGCTAGGCGAGGCGCAGCCCCCTTTCTCCACGGCAAACCAGAACCACAAGGACCTCGCCAGAGCTCCTTCCACTGCTTCTGCTCACAAGGTACTCGATAGACCTCGCACCGGTCCGCCCGTCGTTGCCCCGAAGCCTTCCAAAGCCCCTCCGAGTGAGTTCCCGCCAGCCTCCAATGGAACCCCATCCCCCACATCCCCGTCGGCCGACTCTATCGCTGGCAAACGCTTCCCCGATCCGCAGAAGGTCAGGAAGGAAGCCCTGCAGAAGCTTGGCCTGCTCAAAGAAGAGCGAGAACCAAAGACCGGTCCGACGACATCACTGTCCCACACTCACTCCCAGCCTGCTCTTGACCCGGTATCCAAGAGGGGGGTGAGGGCTCCGGTCTCCAGTAACCCGTCGGTTCCCCACTGTCAGGTCCCCAAGGAGACGCAGGGCCGGTCTGTTCAGAGCAGCGCCAGTTTCCACCACTGCCCACCGAGGCGTGGGCAAAACTTTCTCTCTGACAGCTCTGACACCAACGTCCCCCGCCCACAGCAGCCGAGAGCAGGCGCTGCGGAGAACCACGGACCTTCTCTGTCACGCTCCGTTTCTATGGGTGTCCAGAGCAGCAGTGAAGATGGACACGGACACTTCCAGCATAAGGCGGTGCACATGAAAGTGTCAGAGCCCATAAGAAGAACCGCCCCCGCCAGAGCCCAACCCACACCCAGCAAGAGGTCAGCCGCGGTGGGCTTGGCCATGCTCCCCGGCATGGGGGCCGACCGGAAGGAAGCCCTGAGGAAGTTGGGGTTGCTGAAAGACTAG